ACTGTCACGTCGAGACGCTGTTTAAATGCCACAGGCGTTTCAGCGGTCGTGCGGACTTCGCCAAAGGATTGCACCTGAGTTGGAAAGTGTTTTCCAGGGAAGGTAGCAGGTCGGCAGTGGGTGAGTGTAGCGGAGAAGTGTGTCGACGTAACTGAGAAAAGTGGGCTAAGGTTGGTCAGAATAGGCCATAAGTAGCACACCCAGTAGAGCGAAAAGCACGAAGCATACGACGCTGCATACTCCGCACCAACCTTGACAACGCACGAATACACGCACGAACGTATTAGCGCACACAAGATGGGGCCCTACATGCATCAGAGGAACCAACCCATGTCCCTGCTGATTAGGAAGCTCAAGTATGACACGTCGCCATCTATGGTacgagaaaaatttaaaaaatttggagccATCAAAGATGTGTACCTACCGATAGACTACTACACCAAGGAACCGAGAGGTTTCGGATTTGTTGAATTTTACGACCCCAAAGATGCCGAGCAAGCACTAAAAGAAATGAACGGGTCGGAGATAGATGGAAATAGAATAGAAGTTTTTGTAGCCCAAAAGGGAAGGTCAGATCCAAGACTTATGAGatataaagaaaagggaggaggTATCCCACCAGGACCATATCCCTATAGAAAATATTCAGATTATAGAATCAGAAAAAGATATATTTCTAAATCTAATTCTAGACATAGATCCTATTCTAGAGATAAAATAAGAAGGAGAGATGATAGATCAAGGGAAAGGTTTAGGTATAGAAATAGCTACGACAGAAGGATGGATAGTTATAGGGATAAAAAAAGCTATTACCCTAAAAGTAGCTACAATAAATATCGAAATAAAGATTACGACCGAAGTTGTAGTAGGAGTAGACGATCCAGAGATTACAGAAATGAAAGTCCAagatataaagaaaaaagaaggtatGACAAATACTACAGAAGTAGCAGTAGAAGAGTGAGCAGAGGAGGAGGTGCTGGGGATGATAAGTATGAACGTAGGAGTAGACATGACAGAAAGGATAATTACAAATCCAAATATGATAGTAATGATGAATATAGTGATGAAACTAGAAATTCTAGTAAGCATTCAAAAAAGCAACATGTTTCTAAATCTATATCTTTTAATACGGACAAGGAGgaggcgagaaaaaaaactgacaATGCTAATGATAAGGATAATTCTAAGGATTGGCGCGAGAGCGAAGAGAGGAATGATGAGCATAGCAACAGGAGGGAGTCTGTGAATAGCCAGGATGAGGAGTCAAGTTAGGCGGTTCCCTCCTTCCTGGATGCTGGGCTAAAGGAGCGGGCGGGTCAATGGATGAACCGGTAAGTGTACCCGGAGAAGTGCGTTCCATGGAGTGATACACTGTGAGTTACCTGTGAAGGGGGCTCATGTGTGGGTGTTACCTGCTTCACGCGGGGCTATGCACCCTGTGTTGTgaaaatgtgcatgtatatgtgtacgtGAAAGGATGCGTCGAAAGGGTTTACATGTAACTTTTAGTGATCTGATCCCCTTTCCTTTAAACGTTTCCTTCTCTAttgttccccccttttatAGATCTACCAATAGGTTCACATTTTGTTAAGCAGGGCGTTATCCAAAAGCATAATTTCAATTTTCAAgcatatatgcaaaagtgAATTCATAACTGTCGTTAATTAGATGAGAGTCTCAAATCTTCATTCACGCGTATTGCTGCGCTGTTCGAGTTGCGTTTCGGTGGTCACGCCTCGCCCGTCGAGCTTTGCCCTCCACAGTTCTCCAGCTATGTTTGGCCATTGACACTTTGTTAACCACGTTTTGCCAGCAGCACCTAATCAGTCGcgtttttctctccccctttttttaattattttttcttttgcggtcttcatatataattaataaaaaaatttagtaacatttctcattttcctctcacgtttttttttttttttttccttcctcccaCTTTTCTCCATTATTGTGCCACCCCAAACGATTTATTTAGTATAATGTTGTTggtttttaattataaatgtttcaaaaaaaaaaaaaaaaaaaaaaaaggattaaaatgcttttttaaaataccaaacgaatggaaaagaaaagaaattaaatcacaagaaaaaaaaaaaaaaaggccaagcACCTCGCGGACCACGCACAGGCAACGTAACTGAACGCAATATATTATGCTCGATAAAACATACGTAGTAtttacacatacacacgcaAACACGAACACAAATGCACGCGCAACCGTGACCCCTCTGCGTTCCCACGCGCTTGGTAAAGACATGCATATTAAAATTCCGAGCAAGGCGTAATTTAATTTGGGTtagagaagaaaaatctaGACaactctaaaaaaaaaaaaattcaacaaaaaagaggacgGGATGGTGTTACAagatgtttttccttttttgtttttttttttgtgtgtatcctctaattgttttaaaaatttgttcctgttctttttcttttttttttttccatcattttTCGTGACAACGGTGATATGAAAACAGAAAGAAAACGTGATAGAAGCTGGAATGGATGTTTTGCAAAATCGTGAAAAGTTAGACAAACGGCTCATGTTGACTACATGCCAAGGAAAGCGCACATTTTAACAACGACGATGATGAGAGAATATGTTTGTCCACGCGACGTACTATTCGTCTTTGAAGACTTGTTGCTTCGTTGCTATGGTGAAACTTCGGCTACCCGAGTATTTCAAGTTTTTAAAAGCTGCGCTGTTATGAGCAGG
The sequence above is drawn from the Plasmodium cynomolgi strain B DNA, chromosome 10, whole genome shotgun sequence genome and encodes:
- a CDS encoding Ser/Arg-rich splicing factor (putative), coding for MGPYMHQRNQPMSLLIRKLKYDTSPSMVREKFKKFGAIKDVYLPIDYYTKEPRGFGFVEFYDPKDAEQALKEMNGSEIDGNRIEVFVAQKGRSDPRLMRYKEKGGGIPPGPYPYRKYSDYRIRKRYISKSNSRHRSYSRDKIRRRDDRSRERFRYRNSYDRRMDSYRDKKSYYPKSSYNKYRNKDYDRSCSRSRRSRDYRNESPRYKEKRRYDKYYRSSSRRVSRGGGAGDDKYERRSRHDRKDNYKSKYDSNDEYSDETRNSSKHSKKQHVSKSISFNTDKEEARKKTDNANDKDNSKDWRESEERNDEHSNRRESVNSQDEESNLPIGSHFVKQGVIQKHNFNFQAYMQK